In Nonomuraea sp. NBC_00507, the following are encoded in one genomic region:
- a CDS encoding carbon starvation CstA family protein gives MKLRSIIIWTVVAVVGATGWAVLALSRGENVNAVWLLCAALGSYAIAYRFYARFIVRKVLRADDRRATPAERLDNGIDYQPTDRRILFGHHFAAIAGAGPLVGPVLAAQMGYLPGTIWIIAGVIFAGAVQDMVILFFSMRRNGRSLGQMAREEIGPVGGAAALVAVFAIMIILLAVLALVVVNALAQSPWGVFSIAMTIPIALFMGFYLRVIRPGRVVETTVIGVGLLLLSIVAGGWVQESSWAPFFTLSPSALALWLIAYGFVAAVLPVWMLLAPRDYLSTFMKIGTIVLIAIGIAITMPPMQTTAFTDFAFNGKGPVFAGSLFPFVFIIIACGALSGFHSLISSGTTPKMIQKETQVRMIGYGSMLMESFVAIMAITAACVLTPGLYFAMNSPAGVVGATVETAAQAVTNMGFVITPEELQAAAAAVQEETLIARTGGAPTLAVGISQIFSGFLGGAALQAFWYHFAIMFEALFILTTVDAGTRVGRFMLQDTIGNLWKPMARVSWWPGLVASSAVVVAAWGYFLYQGVNDPLGGINQLFPLFGIANQLLAAVALTVATTLLIKSGRLKWAWVTAVPLAWDVAVTLTASYQKVFSPDPGLGFFAQRDRYQAALDQGQVLAPAKSMGAMQQIVINSTVDGILAALFAVMIIIVILDAARVWVKAIRTREPLPTTEAPFEESKLLAPSGLIPTREERELMAKTPG, from the coding sequence GTGAAGTTGCGCTCGATCATCATCTGGACGGTGGTCGCCGTCGTGGGCGCCACTGGGTGGGCGGTGCTCGCCCTGTCCAGAGGCGAGAACGTCAACGCGGTGTGGCTGCTCTGCGCCGCGCTCGGCTCGTACGCCATCGCCTACCGGTTCTACGCCCGCTTCATCGTCCGCAAGGTGCTGCGGGCCGACGACCGCAGGGCCACTCCGGCCGAGCGGCTCGACAACGGCATCGACTACCAGCCGACGGACCGGCGGATCCTGTTCGGGCACCACTTCGCCGCCATCGCCGGGGCGGGGCCGCTGGTCGGGCCCGTGCTGGCCGCTCAGATGGGTTATCTGCCCGGGACCATCTGGATCATCGCGGGTGTGATCTTCGCCGGGGCCGTGCAGGACATGGTGATCCTGTTCTTCTCCATGCGCCGCAACGGCCGCAGCCTCGGCCAGATGGCCCGCGAGGAGATCGGTCCCGTCGGCGGGGCGGCGGCGCTCGTCGCGGTCTTCGCCATCATGATCATCCTTCTGGCCGTGCTGGCGCTGGTCGTGGTCAACGCGCTCGCGCAGTCGCCGTGGGGCGTCTTCTCCATCGCGATGACCATCCCCATCGCCCTGTTCATGGGCTTCTACCTGCGGGTGATCCGGCCCGGCCGGGTCGTCGAGACCACGGTGATCGGGGTCGGGCTGCTGCTGCTGTCGATCGTGGCGGGCGGCTGGGTGCAGGAGTCCAGCTGGGCGCCGTTCTTCACGCTGAGCCCGTCGGCGCTGGCCTTGTGGCTGATCGCGTACGGCTTCGTCGCCGCCGTGCTGCCGGTGTGGATGTTGCTGGCGCCACGTGACTACCTGTCCACGTTCATGAAGATCGGCACGATCGTGCTGATCGCGATCGGCATCGCCATCACGATGCCGCCGATGCAGACCACCGCGTTCACCGACTTCGCCTTCAACGGCAAGGGGCCGGTCTTCGCGGGTTCGTTGTTCCCGTTCGTGTTCATCATCATCGCCTGTGGGGCGTTGTCGGGGTTCCACTCGCTGATCTCCTCCGGCACGACGCCCAAGATGATCCAGAAGGAGACCCAGGTCCGGATGATCGGGTACGGCTCCATGCTCATGGAGTCGTTCGTCGCCATCATGGCGATCACCGCGGCCTGTGTGCTGACCCCCGGGCTCTACTTCGCCATGAACTCCCCGGCCGGCGTCGTCGGGGCCACCGTGGAGACCGCCGCCCAGGCGGTCACGAACATGGGCTTCGTGATCACGCCCGAGGAACTGCAGGCCGCGGCGGCGGCCGTACAGGAGGAGACGCTGATCGCCCGGACGGGCGGCGCGCCCACGCTGGCCGTGGGCATCTCGCAGATCTTCTCCGGGTTCCTCGGGGGAGCGGCGCTGCAGGCGTTCTGGTACCACTTCGCGATCATGTTCGAGGCGCTGTTCATCCTCACCACCGTGGACGCCGGCACCCGGGTGGGGCGGTTCATGCTGCAGGACACGATCGGCAACCTGTGGAAGCCGATGGCGCGGGTGAGCTGGTGGCCGGGGCTGGTGGCCTCCAGCGCGGTGGTCGTGGCGGCCTGGGGTTACTTCCTCTACCAGGGCGTCAACGACCCGCTCGGCGGTATCAACCAGCTGTTCCCGCTCTTCGGCATCGCCAACCAGTTGCTCGCGGCGGTCGCGCTCACCGTGGCCACGACCCTGCTGATCAAGAGCGGGCGGCTCAAATGGGCCTGGGTGACGGCGGTGCCGCTGGCCTGGGACGTCGCCGTGACGCTGACGGCCAGCTACCAGAAGGTGTTCTCGCCCGACCCCGGGCTCGGCTTCTTCGCCCAGCGGGACCGCTATCAGGCGGCGCTCGACCAGGGACAGGTGCTCGCGCCCGCCAAGTCCATGGGCGCGATGCAGCAGATCGTGATCAACTCCACCGTGGACGGCATCCTGGCCGCGTTGTTCGCCGTCATGATCATCATCGTGATCCTGGACGCGGCCCGCGTGTGGGTGAAGGCGATCAGGACGCGGGAGCCGCTGCCGACGACGGAGGCGCCGTTCGAGGAGTCGAAGCTCCTGGCGCCGTCCGGGCTCATCCCCACCCGCGAGGAACGCGAGCTGATGGCTAAAACTCCTGGATGA
- a CDS encoding S8 family serine peptidase — translation MLPPSLDDQPRDPRHVRRGDMVVGKSPGRRWSAALALTGLMATGIGAPAAAESGAEEQKTYIVQMALDPVVTYDGEVGGLTATKPKRGEKIDPQSAAVSKYVEHVKGRHDAALKKVGGGKKLYEYVYSYEGFAAQLTKSQAVRLRAMPDVVAVTEDKKVSAATDSTPAFLGLDARGGLWDQLGGTKDAGEDLVIGVIDSGIWPGGKSFADPDVDGKKYHRLRGFRGTCESGADDSWSAGACNGKLVAARHYNAGFGGDEAIKEALPWEFLSPRDYNGHGTHVAATAAGNHGVPVTGAASAFGTVSGIAPRARIAAYKALWSEQDGSTAYGNNSDLVAAIDQAVADGVDVINYSVSGTSSDFLDPVEVAFLAAAEAGVFVAAAGGNDGPTASTVAHPSPWITTVAAGTHNRVAQGTVTLGNGTAYSGTSVTGTKAGPAPLVDATAVGVAGADPVKATQCWAAKDNNGKAVLDPAKVKGKIVICDRGQTPRVNKSAAVAEAGGIGMIMTNVDENTVDTDLHLVPTVHLAVKDRQAVKDYAAAGDATATIEQAKIIADAPAPYVAAFSSRGPLTAGNGAVLKPDVTAPGQDILAAVAPPGRGGHEFGLSSGTSMASPHVAGLAALLKDRHRDWSPMAIKSALMTSARDVLAGAHPFAQGAGHVAPNSAADPGLVYDSDINDWIAFLCGTTKGVKKENCDTLAGTGHSLAPGDLNTPSITVSRMNGPAKVTREVTNVGRSTTTYTASVSGLDGITAKVTPGKLTLRPGETKSFTVEFTRAAAPMGAYQSGQLTWKDDRHTVRVPVLVRPVPETWAATYGVAMGRDSAELIALDPKGKRVYVTGMSYGQSPGQLKPVIATVAYDAGTGEELWSKTYTAAGIWEEAHALEVSPDGGKLFVIGDSTGTETGNDAVTIAYDTATGDEVWVARHTGTADASSAGDSGNAAAVSPDGKSIYVAGMTTLGESADSDYFTVAYDVNTGQRQWLAHYDAAGPHVDTAGVIAVTPDGSKVFVSGQSSGEESTGLSDWGTVAYDASTGRQLWTARHDGPAHGGDVPSAMAVSGTSVFITGSSVDPGTQTDMTTIAYDIATGKEVWADRYDGPAHGSDNAQDITVVSGKVYVTGNTEGVGTGSDFTTIAYDAATGQRSWTQRHNGKAGNEDTAWDVAVTPDGGKVVITGHVGNEMAVGTDYVTMAYDAATGTPVWTGNYDGAIGAADSPSALAVDADAEAGVRIFVTGSTATGGFPPDMLDMDFGTVAYFEPWKTP, via the coding sequence ATGCTCCCCCCTAGCCTCGATGATCAACCGCGTGATCCGCGGCATGTGCGAAGGGGCGACATGGTTGTGGGTAAATCTCCTGGTAGACGATGGTCGGCGGCGTTAGCCCTGACCGGACTAATGGCGACCGGAATAGGAGCCCCGGCAGCCGCGGAGAGCGGTGCCGAGGAACAGAAAACTTACATAGTTCAAATGGCCCTGGACCCCGTTGTGACCTACGACGGCGAGGTAGGCGGGCTGACGGCGACCAAGCCGAAGCGGGGCGAGAAGATCGATCCCCAGTCCGCCGCGGTGAGCAAGTACGTCGAACACGTCAAGGGCCGGCACGACGCGGCGTTGAAGAAGGTGGGCGGCGGCAAGAAGCTCTACGAGTACGTCTACTCCTACGAGGGCTTCGCGGCCCAGCTGACCAAGTCCCAGGCCGTGCGGCTGCGGGCGATGCCCGACGTCGTGGCCGTGACCGAGGACAAGAAGGTGTCGGCCGCGACCGACTCGACGCCGGCTTTCCTGGGCCTCGACGCCCGAGGCGGCCTGTGGGACCAGCTCGGCGGCACCAAGGACGCAGGCGAGGACCTGGTCATCGGCGTCATCGACAGCGGCATCTGGCCGGGCGGCAAGAGCTTCGCCGACCCCGACGTCGACGGCAAGAAGTACCACCGCCTCCGGGGCTTCCGCGGCACGTGTGAGTCGGGCGCGGACGACTCGTGGAGTGCCGGCGCATGCAACGGGAAGCTGGTGGCGGCCCGGCACTACAACGCCGGGTTCGGCGGGGACGAGGCCATCAAGGAGGCCCTGCCGTGGGAGTTCCTGTCGCCGCGTGACTACAACGGGCACGGGACGCATGTGGCCGCGACGGCGGCCGGCAACCACGGCGTGCCCGTGACCGGGGCGGCCAGTGCGTTCGGCACGGTCAGCGGCATCGCACCGCGGGCCAGGATCGCCGCCTACAAGGCGCTCTGGTCCGAGCAGGACGGGAGCACCGCGTACGGCAACAACTCCGACCTGGTCGCCGCCATCGACCAGGCCGTGGCGGACGGCGTGGACGTCATCAACTACTCCGTCTCCGGAACGAGCAGCGACTTCCTCGACCCGGTGGAGGTGGCGTTCCTGGCCGCGGCCGAGGCCGGCGTCTTCGTCGCGGCGGCAGGCGGCAACGACGGCCCGACCGCGTCCACCGTGGCGCACCCGTCGCCGTGGATCACCACGGTCGCCGCCGGCACGCACAACCGGGTCGCGCAGGGGACGGTCACGCTCGGCAACGGCACCGCGTACAGCGGTACGTCGGTGACCGGGACGAAGGCCGGTCCCGCGCCGCTCGTGGACGCCACCGCCGTGGGGGTGGCCGGCGCCGACCCGGTGAAGGCGACGCAGTGCTGGGCCGCCAAGGACAACAATGGCAAGGCGGTGCTCGACCCCGCCAAGGTGAAGGGCAAGATCGTCATCTGTGACCGTGGCCAGACGCCCCGGGTCAACAAGAGCGCCGCGGTCGCCGAGGCGGGCGGCATCGGCATGATCATGACGAACGTCGACGAGAACACCGTCGACACCGACCTGCACCTCGTGCCCACCGTGCACCTCGCCGTCAAGGACCGCCAGGCCGTGAAGGACTACGCGGCCGCCGGCGACGCGACGGCGACGATCGAGCAGGCGAAGATCATCGCTGACGCCCCGGCGCCGTACGTCGCCGCCTTCTCCTCGCGCGGGCCGCTGACCGCGGGCAACGGCGCCGTGCTGAAGCCCGACGTGACCGCGCCCGGCCAGGACATCCTGGCGGCGGTGGCGCCGCCCGGTCGCGGCGGGCACGAGTTCGGCCTCTCCAGCGGCACGTCGATGGCGTCCCCGCACGTCGCCGGGCTGGCCGCGCTGCTGAAGGACCGGCATCGGGACTGGTCGCCGATGGCCATCAAGTCGGCCCTGATGACGAGCGCGCGGGACGTGCTCGCCGGCGCCCACCCGTTCGCACAGGGCGCCGGCCACGTCGCTCCGAACAGCGCCGCCGATCCCGGGCTGGTCTACGACAGCGACATCAACGACTGGATCGCCTTCCTGTGCGGGACCACCAAGGGCGTCAAGAAGGAGAACTGCGACACGCTCGCCGGCACGGGGCACTCGCTCGCCCCGGGCGACCTGAACACCCCCTCGATCACCGTCAGCAGGATGAACGGCCCGGCAAAGGTGACCCGCGAGGTCACCAACGTCGGCCGCTCAACCACCACCTACACCGCCTCCGTCAGCGGGCTGGACGGGATCACGGCCAAGGTCACGCCGGGCAAGCTCACCCTGCGGCCGGGCGAGACCAAGTCGTTCACGGTCGAGTTCACGCGGGCCGCCGCGCCCATGGGCGCCTACCAGAGCGGGCAGCTCACCTGGAAGGACGATCGCCACACCGTACGCGTCCCAGTCCTGGTGCGCCCGGTGCCGGAGACGTGGGCGGCCACGTACGGCGTCGCCATGGGCCGGGACTCCGCCGAGCTCATCGCCCTCGACCCGAAGGGCAAGCGGGTCTACGTGACCGGGATGAGCTACGGGCAGTCACCCGGTCAGCTCAAGCCGGTGATCGCCACCGTCGCCTACGACGCGGGCACCGGCGAAGAGCTGTGGAGCAAGACGTACACGGCGGCGGGGATCTGGGAGGAGGCGCACGCGCTGGAGGTGAGCCCCGACGGCGGCAAGCTCTTCGTCATCGGTGACAGCACCGGCACGGAGACCGGCAACGACGCCGTCACGATCGCCTACGACACTGCGACGGGCGATGAGGTCTGGGTCGCCCGGCACACCGGCACCGCCGACGCCTCCTCCGCCGGCGACAGCGGCAACGCGGCCGCGGTCAGCCCGGACGGCAAGAGCATTTACGTGGCCGGCATGACCACTCTGGGCGAGTCCGCCGATTCGGACTACTTCACGGTCGCGTACGACGTGAACACCGGTCAGCGCCAGTGGCTGGCGCACTACGACGCCGCGGGTCCGCACGTCGACACCGCGGGGGTGATCGCGGTGACCCCGGACGGGTCCAAGGTCTTCGTCAGCGGCCAGAGCAGCGGCGAGGAAAGCACCGGTCTGTCCGACTGGGGCACCGTCGCCTACGACGCGAGCACCGGCCGGCAGCTCTGGACGGCCCGGCACGACGGCCCCGCGCATGGGGGCGACGTCCCCTCCGCCATGGCCGTGTCCGGTACGAGCGTCTTCATCACGGGGAGCAGCGTCGACCCCGGCACACAGACCGACATGACGACCATCGCCTACGACATCGCCACAGGAAAGGAGGTGTGGGCCGACCGCTACGACGGCCCGGCACACGGCAGTGACAACGCGCAGGACATCACCGTGGTGTCCGGCAAGGTGTACGTCACCGGCAACACCGAGGGCGTGGGCACGGGATCGGACTTCACCACCATCGCCTACGACGCCGCGACCGGCCAGAGATCCTGGACGCAGCGCCACAACGGCAAGGCCGGCAACGAGGACACCGCCTGGGACGTGGCCGTGACCCCGGACGGTGGCAAGGTCGTCATCACCGGCCACGTCGGCAACGAGATGGCCGTGGGCACCGACTACGTGACCATGGCCTACGACGCGGCGACCGGCACGCCGGTCTGGACGGGAAACTACGACGGCGCGATAGGGGCGGCGGACAGCCCGTCCGCCCTCGCTGTGGACGCGGATGCCGAGGCCGGGGTGCGGATCTTTGTGACCGGGTCGACCGCGACCGGCGGGTTCCCGCCGGACATGCTGGACATGGACTTCGGCACGGTGGCGTACTTCGAACCCTGGAAGACGCCCTGA
- a CDS encoding ATP-binding protein, which yields MLIGRRTELALLHTVIAAPPSLTLIEGEAGIGKSRLVEELLSGLEGKRRLVGQCEQLQEPLPLSPLLDSFRLAGDELAGSGPLNPVTGALAPLLPELAEHLPPPLPALPDQRAERHRVFRAAVALLEHLSPLVLVLEDVHWADGGTHDFLAFLASHQPRDLSVILTARTDHGRLPLRGALARATSRFVSLSPLGPPEVEQLAANILQAELPRTFAASLYEKTGGIPFVVEEVLRTLLERLPAGEIPGRPDMLADLAVPTVLRDVVLQRLSTLDDAAQEILGAAAVLGTTPDERILADVTGRDAARIARSLAAAQAVGLLHEEDGQCRFRHALARQIVYENVPVSTRRWLHLKTARALESGPGPRPVARLAHHFRQAGHTAEFVDNAEAAAGTALSHGDDATAARFLLQALEVGELSREVRVRLAVKLGRAAVDGLAHAEAVPILERLLTTEPLPAPLRGELRFALGRLLRQQGEARAGYLRIEEAVRDLGDRPRLLSRALAVLAAPETVVDRHVTEHAARCDQAEEAARRSGDPDAAIAVRIARASLLLEQGDPASWRLIDDLLHDGRLRAAPREHARACINWAQAALHIGRLQRAEDLLAEGRHVADQAGYLRVAEVVELVTAAVDRAAGRWDGLADRLRRLGGATATFAAASLDSRLLQGVLLAATGPAEEAVSCLGQVIAVAERVGAVWPLIPARTALSRLLLTLNDAAGAAAQASAALVQVRAKGAWVWGAETTLCLVDALEALGGLGGATEVVGELAAGIAGADAPSAQAALMTAQAVLARSRGAADEADRLLDAARTTLEDAGLRYEEALAAERQGRWRCERGASAGGHLLEDALRSYGSMRADRDIARVTRIMRQNGVSIPYPWRGGRPSHGRTLSSREREVALLAAGGKTNQEIATELFLSRRTVESHISSALRKLGYLSRKELAALQLTADD from the coding sequence GTGCTCATCGGCCGCCGAACGGAGCTCGCGCTCCTCCATACGGTCATCGCCGCTCCGCCGTCGCTCACCCTGATCGAGGGGGAGGCGGGCATCGGCAAGAGCCGCCTGGTCGAAGAGCTGTTATCGGGCCTGGAGGGAAAGCGCCGGCTCGTCGGCCAGTGCGAGCAGCTCCAGGAGCCGCTGCCGCTGTCGCCGCTGCTCGACTCCTTCCGCCTGGCCGGGGACGAGCTGGCCGGATCCGGTCCGCTCAATCCGGTGACCGGCGCGCTGGCGCCGCTGCTGCCGGAACTCGCCGAGCACCTGCCGCCGCCCCTTCCCGCGCTGCCCGACCAGCGGGCCGAGCGGCACCGGGTGTTCCGTGCGGCCGTGGCCCTGCTGGAGCACCTGAGCCCACTGGTCCTCGTCCTAGAGGACGTGCACTGGGCCGACGGCGGCACCCATGACTTCCTCGCCTTCCTGGCCTCCCACCAGCCGCGCGACCTCTCGGTGATCCTCACTGCCCGTACCGACCACGGCCGGCTCCCGCTTCGCGGGGCGCTCGCCCGGGCCACGTCGCGGTTCGTCAGCCTCAGCCCGCTCGGCCCGCCCGAGGTGGAGCAGCTCGCCGCGAACATCCTGCAGGCCGAGCTCCCCCGTACCTTCGCGGCCTCCCTGTACGAGAAGACCGGCGGCATCCCGTTCGTCGTGGAGGAGGTTCTCCGCACGCTCCTGGAGCGTCTGCCCGCCGGCGAGATCCCCGGCCGCCCCGACATGCTGGCCGACCTGGCGGTCCCCACCGTGCTGCGGGACGTCGTGCTGCAGCGCCTGTCCACCCTCGACGACGCCGCGCAGGAGATCCTCGGGGCCGCCGCCGTCCTCGGCACCACACCAGACGAGCGCATCCTCGCCGACGTCACCGGCCGCGACGCCGCGCGCATCGCACGTTCGCTCGCCGCGGCGCAGGCGGTGGGGCTGCTGCACGAGGAGGACGGGCAATGCCGGTTCCGGCACGCGCTGGCCCGGCAGATCGTGTACGAGAACGTGCCGGTGTCCACCCGGCGCTGGCTGCATCTCAAGACCGCGCGGGCCCTGGAGTCGGGACCGGGTCCACGGCCGGTGGCCAGGCTCGCCCACCATTTCCGGCAGGCCGGCCACACGGCCGAGTTCGTCGACAACGCCGAGGCGGCGGCCGGCACCGCGCTCTCCCACGGAGACGACGCCACCGCCGCACGGTTCCTGCTCCAGGCGCTGGAGGTCGGCGAGCTGTCCCGCGAGGTCCGGGTACGGCTGGCCGTCAAGCTGGGCCGGGCCGCGGTGGACGGGCTGGCGCACGCGGAGGCCGTGCCGATACTCGAACGCCTGCTGACGACTGAGCCGCTGCCGGCCCCCTTGCGCGGGGAGCTGCGTTTCGCCCTCGGCCGCCTGCTGCGCCAGCAGGGCGAGGCCCGGGCGGGTTACCTGCGGATCGAGGAGGCGGTACGCGATCTCGGCGACCGGCCGCGGCTGCTGAGCCGGGCGCTGGCGGTGCTCGCCGCGCCGGAGACCGTCGTGGACCGGCACGTCACCGAGCACGCCGCCCGCTGCGACCAGGCCGAGGAGGCCGCCCGCCGCAGCGGCGACCCCGACGCCGCCATCGCGGTACGCATCGCGCGTGCCTCGCTCCTGCTGGAGCAGGGCGATCCGGCGAGCTGGCGGCTGATCGACGACCTGCTGCATGACGGGCGCCTGCGTGCCGCGCCGCGGGAACACGCCCGCGCCTGCATCAACTGGGCCCAGGCCGCTCTGCACATCGGCCGGCTCCAGCGTGCCGAGGACCTGCTGGCCGAGGGACGCCACGTCGCCGACCAGGCCGGATACCTGCGGGTGGCGGAGGTCGTCGAGCTCGTCACGGCCGCCGTGGACCGCGCCGCCGGACGATGGGACGGCCTGGCCGACCGGCTGCGCCGCCTCGGCGGGGCGACGGCCACCTTCGCCGCCGCCTCCCTGGACTCGCGGCTGCTGCAGGGCGTGCTGCTCGCCGCGACCGGTCCAGCCGAGGAAGCCGTCTCCTGCCTGGGGCAGGTGATCGCGGTCGCCGAGCGGGTGGGTGCGGTGTGGCCGCTCATCCCCGCTCGGACGGCGCTGTCGCGGCTGCTGCTGACGTTGAACGACGCGGCGGGGGCCGCCGCGCAGGCGTCCGCGGCGCTTGTCCAGGTCCGTGCCAAGGGGGCGTGGGTGTGGGGCGCGGAAACCACGTTGTGCCTGGTGGACGCCCTGGAAGCGTTGGGCGGGCTGGGCGGTGCCACTGAGGTCGTGGGTGAGCTGGCCGCCGGGATCGCCGGGGCCGACGCGCCTTCGGCCCAGGCCGCCCTGATGACCGCCCAGGCCGTGCTGGCCCGATCACGCGGGGCGGCGGACGAGGCCGATCGCCTGCTGGACGCGGCGCGTACCACGCTGGAGGACGCCGGGCTGCGGTACGAGGAGGCCCTGGCCGCCGAGCGACAGGGCCGCTGGCGATGCGAGCGCGGGGCATCCGCCGGCGGCCACCTGCTGGAGGACGCGCTGCGCTCGTACGGCTCGATGCGCGCCGACCGGGACATCGCCCGCGTCACCCGGATCATGCGACAGAACGGCGTCTCCATCCCGTACCCGTGGCGAGGCGGCCGTCCCTCCCACGGACGCACGCTCTCGTCCCGCGAACGCGAGGTGGCCCTGCTGGCCGCCGGAGGCAAGACGAACCAGGAGATCGCCACCGAGCTGTTCCTGTCCAGGCGCACCGTAGAGAGCCACATCTCCAGCGCTCTGCGCAAGCTCGGCTACCTGTCACGCAAAGAACTCGCGGCACTACAGCTCACTGCCGACGATTAG
- a CDS encoding GNAT family N-acetyltransferase: MHIDFSRISAGDGEALADFLAGEEWPYHAGRQDRETVLRFAAEGRYDDGETRTFWVLANGERAGLVKLQDLADDTPMFDLRVRQAWRGRGLGAAAVAWLTGYLFTELPDVLRIEGTTRQDNHAMRAVFRKSGYAKEAHYREAWPAPDGTRHDAVGYAILRRDWLSGTVTPPGWDDEPKVPLT, translated from the coding sequence ATGCATATCGACTTTTCGAGGATCTCCGCCGGCGACGGAGAAGCGCTTGCCGACTTCCTGGCCGGTGAGGAGTGGCCGTACCACGCGGGCAGGCAGGACCGCGAGACCGTGCTGCGGTTCGCCGCCGAGGGCCGCTACGACGACGGCGAGACGCGCACGTTCTGGGTGCTCGCGAACGGCGAGCGGGCGGGGCTGGTCAAGCTGCAGGACCTCGCCGACGACACCCCCATGTTCGACCTACGGGTACGCCAAGCGTGGCGCGGACGCGGCCTCGGCGCGGCGGCGGTGGCCTGGCTGACCGGCTACCTGTTCACCGAGCTGCCCGACGTGCTGCGGATCGAGGGCACGACTCGTCAGGACAATCACGCGATGCGGGCGGTCTTCCGTAAGAGCGGGTACGCGAAGGAGGCGCACTATCGGGAGGCCTGGCCGGCCCCGGACGGCACGCGGCACGACGCGGTGGGCTATGCGATCCTGCGTCGCGACTGGCTGTCCGGGACCGTCACTCCGCCCGGCTGGGACGATGAGCCCAAGGTCCCTCTCACCTGA
- a CDS encoding NUDIX hydrolase, protein MPISKAIRDKALCYIVRDGRLLVFRHVDYGFEEVGIQVPAGTVKPGEEPEQAALREAREETGLRDFTVVRKLGTYEYDITPYRPEIHRCHVFQLALHQETPDRWASQEENDGLGEPIRFECFWIPLEHGHVLQSGQGTLLSRLFDHEPSYA, encoded by the coding sequence ATGCCCATCAGCAAGGCGATTCGCGACAAGGCGCTCTGCTACATCGTCCGGGACGGGCGACTCCTGGTCTTCCGGCACGTGGACTACGGCTTCGAGGAGGTCGGCATCCAGGTGCCCGCCGGCACCGTCAAGCCCGGGGAGGAGCCTGAGCAAGCCGCGCTCCGGGAGGCGCGGGAGGAGACGGGGCTGCGTGACTTCACCGTGGTCAGGAAGCTCGGCACGTACGAGTACGACATCACGCCGTACCGTCCCGAGATCCACCGCTGCCACGTCTTCCAGCTGGCCCTCCACCAGGAAACCCCCGACCGCTGGGCCAGCCAGGAAGAGAACGACGGACTGGGGGAGCCAATCCGGTTCGAGTGCTTCTGGATCCCGCTCGAGCACGGCCACGTGCTGCAATCGGGTCAAGGGACGCTTCTCTCCCGCCTCTTCGATCATGAACCGTCGTACGCGTGA
- a CDS encoding AAA family ATPase, translated as MSHIADGVEDGQFSKGPSARSVVMMCGIAGSGKSTYAQALERRGYVRLSIDEVIWMRFGRDAAEFEPAEYERHKTAVEKILRNQLVELMEAGRPVVLDYSFWSRSTRDRYKALIESHGCQWELIYLKASPETLRQRLAARNKLHGANSVTVSEDLLNKYFAGFEEPVDEGELTILQG; from the coding sequence GTGAGCCATATTGCTGATGGGGTTGAAGACGGACAATTTTCAAAGGGTCCGTCGGCGCGGTCCGTCGTGATGATGTGTGGGATCGCTGGGTCAGGCAAGTCGACTTACGCTCAGGCGCTGGAACGGCGCGGCTACGTCCGGCTGTCGATTGATGAAGTGATCTGGATGCGGTTCGGTCGAGATGCGGCGGAGTTCGAACCGGCTGAATATGAGCGCCACAAGACTGCTGTTGAGAAAATCTTGAGGAATCAGCTCGTGGAGCTCATGGAAGCCGGCCGACCGGTGGTCTTGGACTACAGCTTTTGGAGCCGGTCGACTCGTGACCGCTACAAGGCCCTTATCGAGAGCCATGGATGTCAGTGGGAGCTCATCTATCTCAAGGCGAGCCCTGAAACGCTGCGCCAGCGGCTCGCCGCGCGCAACAAGCTGCACGGGGCCAACTCGGTGACCGTGTCCGAGGATCTCCTCAACAAGTATTTTGCTGGATTCGAGGAGCCCGTTGACGAGGGAGAGCTCACCATTCTGCAGGGCTGA
- a CDS encoding VOC family protein — protein sequence MRLNHLALAVRDIERSRRFYETYFGFDAGPASRYEDGTLIIRDGEGFDLALHPDPDPRKLPDFAHFGFTTPDVAGRLALLERDGVPIVERWSEPGLDSFKCLDPDGYVVEVYWEEPVSEG from the coding sequence ATGCGGCTGAATCATCTGGCTCTCGCCGTACGCGACATCGAGCGCTCCCGCAGGTTCTACGAGACCTACTTCGGCTTCGATGCGGGCCCGGCGAGCAGGTATGAGGACGGAACCTTGATCATCCGGGATGGGGAGGGGTTCGATCTCGCCCTCCACCCTGACCCCGATCCCCGCAAGCTGCCCGACTTCGCGCACTTCGGGTTCACGACGCCCGATGTCGCCGGGCGCCTGGCTCTCCTTGAGCGTGATGGTGTTCCGATCGTGGAGCGGTGGTCGGAGCCCGGGCTTGACAGTTTCAAGTGCCTCGACCCGGATGGATACGTGGTGGAGGTCTACTGGGAGGAGCCGGTCTCCGAGGGCTGA